One Benincasa hispida cultivar B227 chromosome 5, ASM972705v1, whole genome shotgun sequence genomic window carries:
- the LOC120078432 gene encoding uncharacterized protein LOC120078432 has product MSFFSKFSSCWRSAVVAPRVYLDGAVAEEVKEQSVTRLRSSKSESAAHWRPALADILEDSKGDRSPVKKSGKKKPEKKMSGRQDRLLTKSYSCHGRDNYWTNSVAMAMPVFSPVPVMF; this is encoded by the exons ATgtcatttttttcaaagttcAGTTCTTGTTGGCGGTCGGCGGTGGTGGCGCCGCGCGTCTACCTGGACGGCGCTGTGGCAGAGGAGGTGAAGGAGCAGAGCGTCACGAGACTGAGGAGTTCGAAGTCGGAATCTGCAGCGCATTGGCGGCCGGCGCTAGCTGATATACTGGAGGATAGTAAAGGGGATCGGTCGCCGGTGAAGAAATCCGGCAAAAAGAAGCCGGAGAAGAAAATGTCCGGCCGGCAAGACAGGCTTCTGACCAAGTCGTATAGTTGTCATGGCAGAGATAATTACTg GACGAACTCGGTGGCGATGGCAATGCCGGTGTTTTCGCCCGTGCCAGTCATGTTTTGA